In the Malus domestica chromosome 16, GDT2T_hap1 genome, one interval contains:
- the LOC114822033 gene encoding transcription factor LRL1-like isoform X1, protein MVNMRNQLPDWKTTIAKSSTTTTTTYDGEYSQGFPYENYGVLPIDSVVLDPPTDNSHWNNTSSSISAAAAAGGDDHKHFQEIFQNLSYIQLDPFLQMQQPTPNIFSHDKEVMLCGLSLEKGEFSGKTTTSHEMETKPVMLSGEFKQSKDERPKRSRATELHNMSERVGQPPTQLIMRRNKIRGKLKVLQELIPNCNKTDRASMLDDAIKYIKSLQLQVQMMSMGGGAVYQTPNLSLAGIQGTQMSQFKPYLPMGPGLGTSNAYEIGMGLGMAMGMINMCYTTGVPTMSVHSATAGLPLMSGPGGLPVNPQVQMQFPFLASQVMPSTTAATSNMVQPRFPTNFSRIFNYANQAGESSSPNTASDNEKVPFINQKSKVMASHVVTPTSN, encoded by the exons ATGGTTAACATGCGCAACCAATTGCCCGACTGGAAAACTACCATCGCCAAGTcgtccaccaccaccaccaccacatatGACGGTGAATACTCTCAAGGTTTTCCGTATGAAAATTACGGTGTGCTTCCTATTGATTCGGTTGTCCTTGACCCTCCAACTGATAATTCTCATTGGAACAATACTAGTAGCAGCATTAGTGCAGCTGCGGCAGCTGGAGGAGATGACCATAaacattttcaagaaatatttcAGAATTTGTCGTATATTCAGCTTGATCCATTCTTACAAATGCAGCAGCCCACACCCAATATTTTCTCGCACGATAAAGAGGTTATGTTGTGTGGGTTAAGCTTGGAAAAAGGAGAATTCAGTGGAAAGACGACGACGTCCCATGAGATG gaAACTAAACCTGTAATGCTTTCTGGAGAATTTAAGCAAAGCAAAGACGAACGGCCCAAAAGAAGTCGTGCTACTGAACTGCATAATATGTCTGAGAGGGTGGGCCAACCACCCACTCAGCTTATC ATGCGTAGGAACAAAATCCGGGGGAAGCTGAAGGTGCTACAGGAGCTTATACCCAACTGTAACAag ACAGACCGAGCTTCAATGCTGGACGATGCGATTAAATATATCAAATCCTTGCAGCTTCAAGTACAA ATGATGTCCATGGGTGGAGGAGCTGTGTACCAGACTCCAAATTTATCATTGGCTGGGATTCAAGGCACGCAAATGTCCCAATTTAAGCCGTATTTGCCCATGGGACCCGGACTGGGAACGAGCAATGCGTATGAAATTGGGATGGGATTGGGAATGGCAATGGGAATGATTAATATGTGTTATACAACAGGCGTTCCAACAATGTCAGTTCACTCAGCAACTGCAGGGTTGCCACTGATGTCTGGACCGGGAGGTCTACCCGTTAATCCTCAAGTGCAAATGCAATTTCCATTCCTTGCTTCGCAAGTAATGCCTAGCACAACCGCGGCTACATCAAATATGGTTCAGCCACGATTTCCTACAAATTTCTCCCGCATATTCAACTATGCTAACCAAGCTGGAGAGTCTAGTTCACCAAACACAGCTAGTGACAATGAGAAAGTGCCATTTATAAACCAG AAATCTAAGGTGATGGCTAGTCATGTGGTGACACCCACATCAAATTAG
- the LOC114822033 gene encoding transcription factor LRL1-like isoform X2 codes for MVNMRNQLPDWKTTIAKSSTTTTTTYDGEYSQGFPYENYGVLPIDSVVLDPPTDNSHWNNTSSSISAAAAAGGDDHKHFQEIFQNLSYIQLDPFLQMQQPTPNIFSHDKEVMLCGLSLEKGEFSGKTTTSHEMETKPVMLSGEFKQSKDERPKRSRATELHNMSERMRRNKIRGKLKVLQELIPNCNKTDRASMLDDAIKYIKSLQLQVQMMSMGGGAVYQTPNLSLAGIQGTQMSQFKPYLPMGPGLGTSNAYEIGMGLGMAMGMINMCYTTGVPTMSVHSATAGLPLMSGPGGLPVNPQVQMQFPFLASQVMPSTTAATSNMVQPRFPTNFSRIFNYANQAGESSSPNTASDNEKVPFINQKSKVMASHVVTPTSN; via the exons ATGGTTAACATGCGCAACCAATTGCCCGACTGGAAAACTACCATCGCCAAGTcgtccaccaccaccaccaccacatatGACGGTGAATACTCTCAAGGTTTTCCGTATGAAAATTACGGTGTGCTTCCTATTGATTCGGTTGTCCTTGACCCTCCAACTGATAATTCTCATTGGAACAATACTAGTAGCAGCATTAGTGCAGCTGCGGCAGCTGGAGGAGATGACCATAaacattttcaagaaatatttcAGAATTTGTCGTATATTCAGCTTGATCCATTCTTACAAATGCAGCAGCCCACACCCAATATTTTCTCGCACGATAAAGAGGTTATGTTGTGTGGGTTAAGCTTGGAAAAAGGAGAATTCAGTGGAAAGACGACGACGTCCCATGAGATG gaAACTAAACCTGTAATGCTTTCTGGAGAATTTAAGCAAAGCAAAGACGAACGGCCCAAAAGAAGTCGTGCTACTGAACTGCATAATATGTCTGAGAGG ATGCGTAGGAACAAAATCCGGGGGAAGCTGAAGGTGCTACAGGAGCTTATACCCAACTGTAACAag ACAGACCGAGCTTCAATGCTGGACGATGCGATTAAATATATCAAATCCTTGCAGCTTCAAGTACAA ATGATGTCCATGGGTGGAGGAGCTGTGTACCAGACTCCAAATTTATCATTGGCTGGGATTCAAGGCACGCAAATGTCCCAATTTAAGCCGTATTTGCCCATGGGACCCGGACTGGGAACGAGCAATGCGTATGAAATTGGGATGGGATTGGGAATGGCAATGGGAATGATTAATATGTGTTATACAACAGGCGTTCCAACAATGTCAGTTCACTCAGCAACTGCAGGGTTGCCACTGATGTCTGGACCGGGAGGTCTACCCGTTAATCCTCAAGTGCAAATGCAATTTCCATTCCTTGCTTCGCAAGTAATGCCTAGCACAACCGCGGCTACATCAAATATGGTTCAGCCACGATTTCCTACAAATTTCTCCCGCATATTCAACTATGCTAACCAAGCTGGAGAGTCTAGTTCACCAAACACAGCTAGTGACAATGAGAAAGTGCCATTTATAAACCAG AAATCTAAGGTGATGGCTAGTCATGTGGTGACACCCACATCAAATTAG
- the LOC114822033 gene encoding bHLH transcription factor RHL1-like isoform X3, translating into MVNMRNQLPDWKTTIAKSSTTTTTTYDGEYSQGFPYENYGVLPIDSVVLDPPTDNSHWNNTSSSISAAAAAGGDDHKHFQEIFQNLSYIQLDPFLQMQQPTPNIFSHDKEVMLCGLSLEKGEFSGKTTTSHEMMRRNKIRGKLKVLQELIPNCNKTDRASMLDDAIKYIKSLQLQVQMMSMGGGAVYQTPNLSLAGIQGTQMSQFKPYLPMGPGLGTSNAYEIGMGLGMAMGMINMCYTTGVPTMSVHSATAGLPLMSGPGGLPVNPQVQMQFPFLASQVMPSTTAATSNMVQPRFPTNFSRIFNYANQAGESSSPNTASDNEKVPFINQKSKVMASHVVTPTSN; encoded by the exons ATGGTTAACATGCGCAACCAATTGCCCGACTGGAAAACTACCATCGCCAAGTcgtccaccaccaccaccaccacatatGACGGTGAATACTCTCAAGGTTTTCCGTATGAAAATTACGGTGTGCTTCCTATTGATTCGGTTGTCCTTGACCCTCCAACTGATAATTCTCATTGGAACAATACTAGTAGCAGCATTAGTGCAGCTGCGGCAGCTGGAGGAGATGACCATAaacattttcaagaaatatttcAGAATTTGTCGTATATTCAGCTTGATCCATTCTTACAAATGCAGCAGCCCACACCCAATATTTTCTCGCACGATAAAGAGGTTATGTTGTGTGGGTTAAGCTTGGAAAAAGGAGAATTCAGTGGAAAGACGACGACGTCCCATGAGATG ATGCGTAGGAACAAAATCCGGGGGAAGCTGAAGGTGCTACAGGAGCTTATACCCAACTGTAACAag ACAGACCGAGCTTCAATGCTGGACGATGCGATTAAATATATCAAATCCTTGCAGCTTCAAGTACAA ATGATGTCCATGGGTGGAGGAGCTGTGTACCAGACTCCAAATTTATCATTGGCTGGGATTCAAGGCACGCAAATGTCCCAATTTAAGCCGTATTTGCCCATGGGACCCGGACTGGGAACGAGCAATGCGTATGAAATTGGGATGGGATTGGGAATGGCAATGGGAATGATTAATATGTGTTATACAACAGGCGTTCCAACAATGTCAGTTCACTCAGCAACTGCAGGGTTGCCACTGATGTCTGGACCGGGAGGTCTACCCGTTAATCCTCAAGTGCAAATGCAATTTCCATTCCTTGCTTCGCAAGTAATGCCTAGCACAACCGCGGCTACATCAAATATGGTTCAGCCACGATTTCCTACAAATTTCTCCCGCATATTCAACTATGCTAACCAAGCTGGAGAGTCTAGTTCACCAAACACAGCTAGTGACAATGAGAAAGTGCCATTTATAAACCAG AAATCTAAGGTGATGGCTAGTCATGTGGTGACACCCACATCAAATTAG
- the LOC103403230 gene encoding reticulon-like protein B14 → MSHILGGGKVANILLWKNKIISALILSALTGIWIFLEVLEYQFLTILCNTLTITMLGIFFLQQGGARLIARFGFVPPDLDDIKLSSESTCRYLFETFNLFLLNVLEISSGKDLKLLFLAMACLWILSVIGYHISLLNLLYTRAVPALYERYGAQLDTLAAKRIQDVKDLYQLILNKIPRREAREE, encoded by the exons ATGTCTCATATTCTTGGAGGAGGAAAAG TGGCCAACATATTATTATGGAAGAACAAGATAATATCTGCTTTAATCTTAAGCGCGCTTACAGGCATATGGATTTTTTTAGAAGTACTAGAATACCAGTTTCTCACTATTCTTTGTAACACCCTCACGATCACCATGCTTGGTATTTTCTTCTTGCAGCAAGGAGGAGCGAGACTAATCGCTCG GTTTGGTTTTGTTCCACCTGATTTGGATGACATTAAACTCTCATCGGAATCGACTTGTAGATACTTGTTCGAAACATTTAACCTGTTCTTGCTCAACGTTTTGGAAATTTCATCTGGAAAAGACTTGAAACTCCTATTTTTG GCAATGGCTTGTCTATGGATATTGTCGGTTATCGGATATCATATCAGCCTTCTGAACCTTTTATATACGA GAGCAGTGCCAGCTTTGTATGAGCGATATGGTGCTCAACTGGATACATTAGCTGCCAAACGCATCCAAGATGTGAAGGACTTGTACCAATTGATTCTTAACAAGATTCCGAGGCGAGAAGCGAGAGAAGAATAA
- the LOC139192859 gene encoding non-specific lipid-transfer protein 2-like, producing MMRSMSYYNVGILCLVVFLVVVRETQVGEAAVTCNPMELAPCAAAIMSSNSPTAVCCGKLKEQSPCLCQYVKNPNLQKLVNSPNAKKVADTCGSPFPTC from the coding sequence ATGATGAGATCAATGTCTTACTACAACGTTGGAATATTGTGTCTTGTAGTTTTTCTTGTTGTGGTCAGGGAAACCCAGGTGGGCGAGGCAGCCGTGACTTGTAACCCAATGGAGCTAGCCCCATGCGCTGCCGCGATCATGTCTTCGAACTCTCCCACCGCCGTGTGTTGCGGAAAACTCAAGGAGCAGAGCCCTTGCCTCTGCCAGTATGTGAAGAACCCCAACCTCCAGAAGCTTGTCAACTCCCCAAACGCCAAGAAGGTCGCCGACACTTGTGGTTCCCCATTCCCCACATGCTAA
- the LOC103402658 gene encoding uncharacterized protein, whose translation MAVSIPIVAIVTSLHLIAFIFAVGAERRRSTAKIVPDEYDERTYCVYGTDASTVYGLAACGLLLVSQAVINGVTRCLCCGKGLVTGSSTTWTVFFFVFSWTTFLGAEACLLAGSAKNAYHTKYRGIFNADDLSCSTLRKGVFAAGAALTLLSLAGSSLYYWAHSKADTGGWEKHRNEGLDMSSSNYGQHEQQQQQASGFQKV comes from the exons ATGGCAGTCTCAATACCCATAGTCGCCATCGTCACCTCCCTCCACCTCATCGCCTTCATCTTTGCCGTCGGCGCTGAACGACGCCGTAGCACG GCGAAGATAGTGCCCGATGAGTACGACGAGCGTACCTACTGCGTGTACGGCACGGACGCCTCCACGGTGTACGGATTAGCGGCGTGTGGGCTGCTTCTGGTCAGCCAGGCGGTGATTAACGGCGTCACCAGGTGTCTCTGCTGCGGCAAAGGTCTTGTCACTGGCTCCTCCACCACTTGGAccgtcttcttcttcgtcttctcctg GACAACCTTTTTGGGAGCGGAGGCGTGCTTGTTGGCTGGGTCGGCAAAGAATGCATACCACACCAAGTACCGGGGAATCTTCAATGCAGATGACTTGTCTTGTTCTACTCTGCGCAAAGGGGTGTTTGCCGCCGGTGCTGCTCTTACACTGTTGTCACTGGCAGGGTCAAGTCTTTACTACTGGGCACATTCCAAAGCTGATACTGGGGGATGGGAGAAGCACCGAAATGAAGGCCTTGACATGAGCAGTTCTAACTACGGGCAGCATgagcagcagcaacaacaagCCAGTGGATTTCAGAAGGTATAA
- the LOC103402656 gene encoding putative glutamine amidotransferase GAT1_2.1 — translation MANSDLSTVLPRVLIVSRRTVRKNKFVDFVGEYHLDLIVSYGAVPVIVPRVSGVHMLLQSFEPIHGVLLCEGEDIDPSHYDAQLSGFSPGELEEIRKLHASDTAIDKEKDSIELGLAKLCLERNIPYLGICRGSQVLNVACGGTLYQDVDSELSKECPENTQRVAHISYENYDEHRHVVKVVENTPLHGWFKDSLDGERMEISVNSYHHQGVKRLAPRFVPMAFSPDGLVEGFYEPDAYNPDEGKFIMGLQFHPERMRKPDSDDFEYPGCPSAYQEFVKAVRAYEKKLNGTTACVPKSPKLNHDQEMKRRNIVTSLSVARNMYSKRGIVSGRESDQLDVGAEFLEANTALSLQQETRLKQMGATVRNASAYMKQLKMCEEREKVAKAFIGKMSIEQISDLTSFYRTKSRICSKALETKFHDLLLENDAD, via the exons ATGGCTAATTCAGATTTGTCCACGGTTTTACCTCGGGTTCTTATCGTCTCCCGACGAACCGTCCGCaagaacaagtttgtagattTTGTGG GAGAATATCATCTAGACCTAATAGTAAGCTATGGAGCAGTACCTGTCATCGTCCCAAGAGTCAGCGGAGTCCACATGCTGCTCCAAAGCTTCGAGCCAATCCACGGAGTCCTTCTCTGCGAAGGCGAAGACATCGATCCATCCCATTACGATGCGCAGCTCTCCGGTTTCTCTCCCGGAGAGCTAGAAGAGATCAGAAAGCTCCATGCTAGCGACACCGCCATCGACAAAGAGAAAGATTCAATAGAACTAGGGCTTGCAAAGCTATGCCTAGAAAGAAACATCCCGTACTTGGGAATATGCAGAGGCTCCCAAGTCCTTAACGTCGCGTGTGGCGGCACGCTCTATCAAGACGTTGATAGCGAGCTCTCGAAGGAATGCCCGGAAAATACTCAAAGAGTTGCTCACATAAGCTATGAGAATTACGACGAGCATAGGCATGTGGTGAAGGTGGTGGAAAATACGCCTTTGCATGGATGGTTTAAAGACTCCTTGGATGGTGAGAGAATGGAGATATCTGTGAATAGTTATCACCATCAGGGGGTGAAGAGATTGGCGCCGCGGTTCGTGCCGATGGCTTTCTCTCCGGATGGTTTGGTTGAAGGATTTTATGAGCCGGATGCTTATAATCCCGACGAGGGTAAGTTTATCATGGGGCTTCAGTTTCATCCGGAGAGAATGCGAAAACCCGATTCGGATGATTTTGAGTATCCAGGATGCCCGTCTGCATATCAG GAATTTGTCAAAGCAGTGAGAGCTTACGAAAAGAAGCTCAATGGAACCACAGCATGTGTGCCAAAATCTCCAAAGCTTAACCATGATCAAGAGATGAAGAGAAGGAACATCGTAACGAGCCTCTCAGTAGCAAGAAACATGTACTCGAAGCGTGGAATTGTTTCCGGAAGAGAGTCTGATCAACTCGACGTCGGAGCTGAGTTTCTGGAG GCTAATACGGCATTGAGCTTGCAGCAAGAGACAAGGCTGAAGCAGATGGGGGCAACAGTAAGAAACGCTTCTGCATACATGAAACAACTGAAGATGTgcgaggagagggagaaagttGCGAAGGCCTTCATCGGGAAGATGTCGATAGAGCAGATATCTGATCTGACGTCGTTTTACCGGACGAAGAGTCGGATATGTTCCAAGGCCTTGGAGACAAAGTTTCATGACTTGCTGCTTGAAAACGATGCTGATTAA
- the LOC103402657 gene encoding uncharacterized protein, translating to MLGTGLQVTRGRGEDRFYNPARARRAHQNQKAEQLRRAQSDVTPSPSPSLKGNPNREPENRTGSDEAPNPFAVPAFEPVVKPLSNLDRFLQSISPSVPVQYLSKRTMRGLSTCDVECQPYFVLGDLWESFKEWSAYGAGVPLILNDSDSVVQYYVPYLSGIQIYGHSAKLATKTRRPDEDSDSDFRDSSSDGSCEYETDRLKYLSEQQNHQIMSSEIPRRIERLSLRDPHLPPHEDCSSDEGECINSQGCLLFEYFERDLPYCREPLADKILDLAFHFPELKTLRSCDLLSPSWISVAWYPIYRIPTGPTLKDLDACFLTYHKLFTPMRGVQDDRVPVLTYPSDMDGVPKMLLPAFGLASYKFRGSLWTSSGGCEHQLASILLQDADNFLRKHRVNHPDFLFFNRR from the exons ATGTTGGGTACGGGATTGCAGGTTACGCGCGGCCGCGGAGAGGATCGATTTTACAATCCGGCGAGAGCTCGTAGGGCCCACCAGAACCAGAAGGCGGAGCAACTTCGCAGAGCTCAGAGCGACGTCACGCCCAGTCCGTCTCCTTCCTTGAAGGGTAATCCCAACCGGGAGCCGGAGAACCGGACCGGGTCTGATGAGGCGCCCAACCCCTTCGCCGTGCCCGCTTTTGAGCCCGTCGTGAAGCCCTTGAGTAATCTCGACCGGTTCTTGCAGTCGATCTCTCCGTCCGTCCCCGTTCAGTACCTCTCCAAG AGGACGATGAGAGGATTGAGTACATGCGACGTGGAATGTCAGCCATACTTTGTTCTGGGGGATTTATGGGAGTCCTTCAAGGAGTGGAGTGCTTATGGTGCAGGAGTGCCTCTGATTTTGAATGACAGTGACTCTGTGGTTCAGTACTACGTCCCTTACCTGTCCGGCATTCAAATATACGGCCACTCTGCGAAATTGGCAACTAAGACAAG GCGACCAGATGAGGACAGTGATAGTGACTTCAGGGATTCTAGCAGTGACGGTAGCTGTGAGTACGAAACTGATAGACTAAAATATTTGAGTGAGCAGCAGAATCACCAAATTATGTCTAGTGAAATTCCTCGTAGGATAGAAAGATTATCTTTAAGAGACCCGCATTTACCACCCCACGAAGACTGTTCCAGTGACGAGGGCGAATGTATAAATTCCCAAGGTTGCTTACTGTTTGAGTATTTTGAACGGGACCTTCCTTATTGTCGTGAGCCTTTAGCTGACAAG ATACTAGATCTTGCGTTCCATTTTCCTGAGCTAAAGACACTAAGAAGCTGTGATCTACTGTCACCCAGTTGGATATCTGTTGCATG GTATCCAATTTATAGGATTCCAACAGGACCAACTCTAAAGGATCTTGATGCGTGCTTTCTAACATACCATAAACTTTTTACACCCATGAGAG GTGTACAAGATGACCGGGTTCCTGTATTGACATATCCAAGTGACATGGATGGTGTCCCTAAGATGTTGTTACCTGCTTTTGGCCTTGCTTCATACAAATTCAGAGGTTCATTGTGGACGTCGAGTGGTGGATGTGAACACCAGTTAGCCAGCATTCTTTTGCAGGATGCTGACAACTTTCTAAGAAAGCATCGGGTCAATCACCCAGATTTTCTGTTTTTTAACCGTAGATGA